In Candidatus Desulfatibia profunda, the following are encoded in one genomic region:
- the hisB gene encoding imidazoleglycerol-phosphate dehydratase HisB, whose amino-acid sequence MKRVSEIVRETKETEIRLKLNIDGSGKNEISTGIPFFDHMLILFAVHGFFDLFIKARGDIEVDFHHTVEDIGLVLGDAFDKALADRKGIRRFGHAVTPMDDALSSVAVDLSKRSFLVYNVPEGAASRGNDFTSLAKEFFRAFATRGGMNLHVNAFYGENEHHILESIFKAAGRALDQATSFDQRITGIRSSKGTL is encoded by the coding sequence ATGAAACGAGTCTCTGAAATTGTTCGCGAAACCAAAGAAACCGAAATACGTCTTAAGCTGAATATAGACGGCAGCGGCAAAAATGAAATATCAACGGGAATTCCATTTTTTGACCATATGCTGATCCTATTTGCAGTTCACGGTTTTTTCGACCTGTTCATCAAGGCCAGAGGCGATATCGAGGTTGATTTCCACCATACGGTTGAGGACATCGGGCTTGTGTTGGGGGATGCTTTTGATAAGGCCCTTGCCGACCGCAAGGGCATAAGGCGCTTTGGCCATGCGGTGACGCCAATGGATGACGCCTTAAGCTCGGTAGCTGTCGATTTGTCAAAACGCTCTTTCCTGGTGTATAATGTTCCTGAGGGAGCCGCTTCCAGAGGGAATGATTTTACATCGCTTGCCAAGGAATTTTTCAGAGCATTTGCAACCCGGGGCGGGATGAACCTGCATGTTAATGCCTTTTATGGTGAAAATGAACATCATATCTTGGAATCGATTTTCAAAGCTGCCGGCAGGGCCCTGGATCAGGCAACTTCTTTTGATCAGCGCATAACGGGAATTCGCTCTTCCAAAGGCACCCTGTAA